A window from Streptomyces subrutilus encodes these proteins:
- a CDS encoding ATP-binding protein encodes MRRIAPLGLRTRLIAAFLLVAAICAVTTAALTYQKARNAILKQTQDTAVSSLREQIEQQTTRLPMTQDQLQAVVTELGKRGKPHPWTVFGEYGSLRASSSSAAPFGPVTDTLRRKVRENRYGAFQRVENGSGDPYLTIGIAAVFPHGGVAEPTGAVYFASVPLTDESRTVQAMVDAAKQGAVPAIALAVIPALLAARSVLRPVRDMRRAAQRLGLGRLDTRIEVRGADELAGLARTFNETARALEHSVAELREAEVRARRFASDVSHELRTPLAGMLAVTEVLDEDAEQLDPDTAKALRLVSAETGKLAVLVEDLMEISRFDARAAELNLDDVDLAVAVGKTLERRHWDDGRVRTDLPPGVRARLDPRRFDVVLANLVGNALRHGGAPVLITVRTGPGEDGERLLVEVADSGPGIAPEVLPHIFDRFFKADAARTRSAGSGLGLAITLENVRLHGGTLRAANGPFGGAVFTLDMPLEAHA; translated from the coding sequence GTGCGACGCATCGCCCCGCTGGGCCTGCGCACCCGGCTGATCGCGGCCTTCCTGCTGGTCGCCGCGATCTGCGCGGTGACCACCGCCGCCCTCACCTACCAGAAGGCGCGCAACGCGATCCTCAAGCAGACCCAGGACACGGCCGTGAGCAGCCTGCGGGAGCAGATCGAGCAGCAGACGACGAGGCTTCCGATGACCCAGGACCAGCTCCAGGCGGTCGTCACCGAACTCGGCAAGCGCGGCAAGCCGCACCCCTGGACGGTCTTCGGCGAGTACGGGTCCCTGCGCGCATCCAGTTCCTCCGCGGCCCCCTTCGGCCCGGTCACCGACACCCTGCGCCGGAAGGTCCGGGAGAACCGGTACGGAGCCTTCCAGCGGGTCGAGAACGGCTCCGGCGATCCCTACCTCACCATCGGCATCGCAGCGGTCTTCCCGCACGGCGGGGTCGCCGAGCCCACCGGCGCCGTCTACTTCGCCAGCGTGCCCCTGACCGACGAGAGCCGGACCGTCCAGGCGATGGTCGACGCAGCCAAGCAGGGCGCCGTCCCGGCCATCGCCCTCGCCGTCATCCCCGCCCTGCTGGCCGCCCGCAGCGTGCTGCGGCCCGTCCGCGACATGCGCCGGGCCGCCCAGCGGCTGGGTCTCGGCCGCCTCGACACCCGGATCGAGGTGCGCGGCGCCGACGAACTCGCCGGCCTCGCCCGCACCTTCAACGAGACCGCCCGCGCCCTGGAGCACTCGGTGGCCGAGCTGCGGGAGGCCGAGGTCCGGGCCCGGCGCTTCGCCTCCGACGTCTCGCACGAACTGCGCACCCCGCTCGCCGGGATGCTGGCCGTCACCGAGGTGCTCGACGAGGACGCCGAGCAGCTCGACCCGGACACCGCCAAGGCGCTGCGGCTGGTCAGCGCCGAGACCGGGAAGCTCGCCGTCCTGGTCGAGGACCTCATGGAGATCTCCCGCTTCGACGCCCGCGCCGCCGAGCTCAACCTGGACGACGTGGACCTCGCCGTGGCGGTGGGCAAGACCCTGGAGCGCCGCCACTGGGACGACGGCCGGGTCCGCACCGACCTGCCGCCCGGCGTCCGGGCCCGGCTGGACCCGCGCCGCTTCGACGTGGTCCTCGCCAACCTCGTCGGCAACGCCCTGCGGCACGGCGGCGCCCCGGTGCTGATCACCGTGCGGACCGGGCCGGGGGAGGACGGCGAACGGCTGCTCGTCGAGGTCGCCGACAGCGGACCGGGGATCGCCCCCGAGGTGCTGCCGCACATCTTCGACCGCTTCTTCAAGGCCGACGCGGCCCGCACCCGCTCCGCCGGCAGCGGCCTGGGCCTGGCCATCACCCTGGAGAACGTACGCCTGCACGGCGGCACGCTCCGGGCCGCCAACGGACCCTTCGGAGGAGCCGTGTTCACCCTCGACATGCCCCTGGAGGCCCACGCGTGA
- a CDS encoding triosephosphate isomerase → MNDDVRNIVLGVIATAVSGGFGWFSRTYLWRRALRRKQAFFGLPTGSDCLFVVNRQMGGTDSSLHRSDAFALLEISALIKDCGANVQIVTHDESRQGFGERAEFCVGGPVSNVRTAAHLMSMLPGVRVDLTSARGPERGSISVGGEAYLWDKGLVEHVLLARLTNGRGARPVFLLSGQTANSNQAAARYLARHHQRLARTYGADSFCLLLKVVNSDAYGPDVTELVADVTAPARTPAAAAA, encoded by the coding sequence ATGAACGACGACGTGCGCAACATCGTGCTCGGGGTGATAGCCACGGCCGTCAGCGGCGGGTTCGGCTGGTTCTCCCGGACCTACCTGTGGCGCCGCGCCCTGCGCCGCAAACAGGCCTTCTTCGGCCTGCCGACCGGTTCGGACTGCCTGTTCGTGGTCAACCGCCAGATGGGCGGCACCGATTCGTCCCTGCACCGCAGCGACGCGTTCGCGCTGCTGGAGATCTCGGCCCTGATCAAGGACTGCGGGGCGAACGTGCAGATCGTCACCCACGACGAGTCCCGGCAGGGCTTCGGCGAGCGGGCCGAGTTCTGCGTGGGCGGGCCCGTCTCGAACGTCCGCACCGCGGCGCACCTGATGTCCATGCTGCCGGGGGTGCGGGTGGACCTCACCAGTGCGCGGGGCCCGGAGCGGGGTTCGATCAGCGTCGGCGGGGAGGCGTACCTCTGGGACAAGGGCCTGGTCGAGCACGTCCTGCTGGCACGCCTGACGAACGGTCGGGGCGCCCGCCCGGTCTTCCTGCTGTCCGGTCAGACCGCCAACAGCAACCAGGCCGCCGCCCGCTACCTGGCCCGGCACCACCAGCGGCTCGCCCGCACCTACGGCGCGGACTCCTTCTGCCTGCTGCTGAAGGTCGTCAACTCGGACGCCTACGGTCCGGACGTGACGGAGCTGGTCGCGGACGTCACCGCGCCGGCCCGGACACCCGCAGCGGCAGCCGCGTGA
- the ggt gene encoding gamma-glutamyltransferase: MRRPAARHLALVALAGALVSTGAAAPPSAPPGGSPAKTPVAAGYGGAVASVDADASAAGIAVLRSGGNAVDAAVATAAALGVTEPYSAGIGGGGYFVYYDAKTRRVQTVDGRETAPATATATLFQENGVPIPFAEGQTSGLGVGVPGTPATWKSALDAWGTRPLRELLRPAEKLARDGFTVDATFRSQTEANQDRFKDFPATAKLFLPGGALPVVGSSFKNPDLAATYAELGRKGTGAVYRGPIADDIVRAVRTPPVDPAATRTVRPGDLTGRDLRAYETKRQAPTQVSYRGLDVYSMAPSSSGGTTVGEALNILERTDLSALPPAQYLHRFIEASRISFADRGRWVGDPAAVDVPTRQLLGQRFADSRGCLIRSDRTLTSPLAPGDPRNPAACGGAGQAAPTTYEGENTTHLTVADRWGNVVSYTLTIESTGGSAITVPGRGFLLNNELTDFSFAPAAPGVPDPNLPGPGKRPRSSMAPTIVLEDGRPVLAVGSPGGATIITTVLQVLLGHLDRGLPLVDAIAAPRASQRNQATTEVEPALWDSPVRAELEAIGQGFRPNPEIGAATGVQRLPDGRWLAAAEPVRRGGGSAMVVHPYGRP, from the coding sequence ATGCGTCGTCCCGCCGCACGCCACCTAGCGCTCGTCGCCCTCGCCGGGGCACTGGTCTCCACCGGGGCCGCAGCCCCGCCGTCCGCCCCGCCCGGCGGGAGCCCGGCCAAGACCCCCGTGGCGGCCGGCTACGGCGGCGCCGTCGCCAGCGTCGACGCCGACGCCTCGGCCGCGGGCATCGCCGTGCTGCGCTCCGGCGGCAACGCCGTGGACGCGGCGGTCGCCACCGCAGCCGCCCTCGGCGTCACCGAGCCCTACTCGGCGGGGATCGGCGGCGGCGGCTACTTCGTGTACTACGACGCCAAGACCCGCCGCGTACAGACCGTCGACGGCCGCGAGACCGCCCCGGCGACGGCCACCGCGACGCTGTTCCAGGAGAACGGCGTCCCCATCCCCTTCGCCGAGGGCCAGACCAGCGGCCTGGGCGTCGGCGTCCCCGGCACGCCCGCGACCTGGAAGAGCGCCCTCGACGCCTGGGGCACCCGCCCGCTGCGCGAACTGCTGCGGCCGGCCGAGAAACTGGCCCGCGACGGCTTCACCGTGGACGCCACCTTCCGCTCCCAGACCGAGGCCAACCAGGACCGCTTCAAGGACTTCCCGGCCACCGCGAAGCTCTTCCTGCCGGGCGGCGCCCTGCCCGTCGTCGGCTCCTCCTTCAAGAACCCGGACCTCGCGGCCACCTACGCAGAACTCGGCCGCAAGGGCACCGGCGCGGTCTACCGGGGCCCGATCGCCGACGACATCGTCCGGGCCGTACGGACACCCCCCGTGGACCCGGCCGCCACCCGCACGGTGCGCCCCGGCGACCTGACCGGCCGCGACCTGCGGGCGTACGAGACGAAGCGCCAGGCCCCCACCCAGGTGAGCTACCGCGGCCTGGACGTGTACAGCATGGCTCCCTCCTCGTCCGGCGGGACCACGGTCGGCGAGGCGCTGAACATCCTGGAGCGGACCGACCTGTCCGCGCTCCCGCCGGCCCAGTACCTGCACCGCTTCATCGAGGCCTCGCGGATCTCCTTCGCCGACCGCGGGCGCTGGGTCGGCGACCCGGCCGCCGTGGACGTGCCCACCCGTCAGCTCCTGGGCCAGCGGTTCGCCGACTCGCGCGGCTGCCTGATCCGGTCCGACCGGACCCTGACCAGCCCGCTCGCCCCCGGGGACCCGCGCAACCCGGCGGCCTGCGGCGGCGCCGGACAGGCCGCCCCCACCACCTACGAGGGGGAGAACACCACGCACCTGACGGTCGCCGACCGCTGGGGCAACGTGGTGTCCTACACCCTGACCATCGAGTCCACGGGCGGCAGCGCCATCACCGTCCCGGGCCGCGGCTTCCTGTTGAACAACGAGCTGACCGACTTCTCCTTCGCCCCGGCCGCCCCCGGCGTCCCGGACCCGAACCTGCCCGGCCCGGGCAAGCGGCCGCGCTCGTCCATGGCCCCCACCATCGTGCTGGAGGACGGACGTCCGGTGCTCGCGGTGGGCTCTCCGGGCGGCGCCACCATCATCACCACCGTGCTGCAGGTCCTGCTCGGCCACCTGGACCGCGGGCTGCCGCTGGTCGACGCCATCGCGGCGCCGCGGGCCAGCCAGCGCAACCAGGCCACGACCGAGGTCGAGCCGGCCCTGTGGGACAGTCCGGTCCGCGCCGAACTGGAGGCGATCGGCCAGGGGTTCCGGCCGAACCCGGAGATCGGCGCGGCGACCGGTGTGCAGCGGCTGCCCGACGGGCGCTGGCTGGCGGCCGCGGAGCCGGTCCGCCGGGGCGGGGGCTCGGCGATGGTGGTCCACCCGTACGGCAGGCCGTAG
- a CDS encoding response regulator transcription factor — protein MPRVLLIEDDPSVREGVGLGLRRRGHEVSAAETGEAGLALMRSFRPELVLLDLMLPGINGVQVCRRIRDTSEVPIIMLTARGDDFDIVVGLEAGADDYIVKPARTEVIEARIKAVLRRLSDPAGGRPEVAHHGELAIDRSGLTVAKNGERLALAPSELKLLLHLSASPEQVFSRQQLLEYVWDHSYHADARLVDACVRRLRHKIEDPDRSPRYIQTVRGFGYRFGPL, from the coding sequence ATGCCACGCGTACTGCTGATCGAGGACGACCCGTCCGTACGGGAGGGCGTGGGCCTCGGCCTGCGCCGCCGCGGCCACGAGGTGAGCGCCGCCGAGACCGGAGAGGCGGGACTCGCCCTGATGCGGTCCTTCCGCCCCGAGCTCGTCCTGCTCGACCTCATGCTGCCGGGGATCAACGGCGTCCAGGTGTGCCGCCGCATACGGGACACCAGCGAGGTCCCGATCATCATGCTGACCGCGCGCGGGGACGACTTCGACATAGTCGTCGGCCTGGAGGCCGGCGCCGACGACTACATCGTCAAACCCGCCCGCACCGAGGTCATCGAGGCCCGCATCAAGGCCGTGCTGCGCCGGCTCAGCGACCCCGCGGGCGGCCGCCCCGAGGTGGCCCACCACGGCGAACTGGCCATCGACCGCTCCGGACTGACCGTCGCCAAGAACGGCGAGCGGCTCGCCCTCGCCCCCAGCGAGCTCAAGCTCCTGCTGCACCTGTCGGCCTCGCCCGAGCAGGTCTTCTCCCGCCAGCAGCTCCTGGAATACGTGTGGGACCACAGCTACCACGCCGACGCCCGTCTGGTGGACGCCTGTGTCCGCCGCCTGCGCCACAAGATCGAGGACCCCGACCGCAGCCCCCGCTACATCCAGACCGTGCGCGGCTTCGGCTACCGCTTCGGTCCGCTGTAG
- a CDS encoding cytochrome P450, with amino-acid sequence MDHAADAPDVFDPRLYAEAVPLDRYRLLRDARPVARQAEPEVLGWPAGPGFWAVTRHADVVAVLRDHRTYSSWLGATQIRDPDPADLPFLRRTMLNQDPGGDHGRLRRVVSRAFTPARVDAFAGRVRERARGLLAGARERAEGGAADVVRTVTDEYALLNLTDLLGVPAGDRALLLDWTVRIIGYQDPEDAPAPRLGPDGRPLDPRSPALLGEMFAYARELAAHKRRHPGDDVLTSLAQAGLDDAELEMFFFLLTVAGNDTVRAAAPGGLLALARDPDAYRRLAAGEVAVERAVEELLRVHPPVLSFRRTAAADTELAGQPIRAGDKVVVFHASANHDERVFTAPDRLDLGRPSNPHVSFGDGPHVCLGAHFARLQLRVLYEEWCAAMPAPEQAGRPRRLVSNFINGITRLPLRVSGPAR; translated from the coding sequence ATGGACCACGCCGCGGACGCCCCCGACGTCTTCGACCCGCGCCTGTACGCCGAGGCCGTCCCCCTCGACCGCTACCGGCTGCTGCGCGACGCCCGACCGGTCGCCCGGCAGGCCGAGCCGGAGGTGCTGGGCTGGCCCGCCGGCCCGGGCTTCTGGGCCGTCACCCGGCACGCCGACGTCGTGGCGGTGCTGCGCGACCACCGCACGTACTCCTCCTGGCTGGGGGCCACCCAGATCCGCGACCCGGACCCGGCCGACCTGCCGTTCCTGCGCCGCACCATGCTCAACCAGGACCCCGGCGGCGACCACGGCCGGCTGCGCCGGGTGGTGTCCCGGGCCTTCACGCCCGCCCGCGTCGACGCCTTCGCCGGCCGGGTGCGCGAGCGCGCCCGCGGGCTGCTGGCCGGCGCCCGGGAGCGGGCCGAGGGCGGGGCCGCCGACGTGGTGCGCACCGTCACCGACGAGTACGCGCTGCTCAACCTCACCGACCTGCTGGGCGTCCCGGCCGGCGACCGGGCGCTGCTCCTGGACTGGACCGTACGGATCATCGGCTACCAGGACCCCGAGGACGCGCCCGCACCCCGGCTCGGCCCGGACGGCCGGCCGCTCGACCCGCGCTCCCCGGCGCTGCTCGGCGAGATGTTCGCGTACGCCCGCGAACTGGCCGCCCACAAGCGCCGCCACCCGGGCGACGACGTGCTGACCTCGCTCGCCCAGGCCGGGCTCGACGACGCCGAGCTGGAGATGTTCTTCTTCCTGCTCACCGTCGCCGGCAACGACACCGTGCGCGCCGCCGCCCCCGGCGGCCTGCTCGCCCTGGCCCGCGATCCCGACGCCTACCGGCGGCTCGCGGCCGGCGAGGTCGCGGTGGAGCGGGCCGTCGAGGAGCTCCTGCGCGTCCACCCGCCCGTGCTCAGCTTCCGCCGCACGGCCGCCGCCGACACCGAACTGGCCGGGCAGCCGATCCGGGCCGGGGACAAGGTGGTCGTCTTCCACGCCTCCGCCAACCACGACGAGCGGGTGTTCACCGCCCCCGACCGCCTCGACCTCGGCCGCCCGTCCAACCCGCACGTCTCCTTCGGGGACGGTCCGCACGTCTGCCTCGGCGCGCACTTCGCCCGGCTCCAGTTGCGCGTCCTGTACGAGGAGTGGTGCGCCGCCATGCCCGCGCCCGAACAGGCCGGCCGGCCGCGCCGGCTGGTCTCCAACTTCATCAACGGGATCACGCGGCTGCCGCTGCGGGTGTCCGGGCCGGCGCGGTGA
- the proP gene encoding glycine betaine/L-proline transporter ProP produces the protein MAAPDPQQVADPEAVKRHPVLFRAIRQRRNPRLRRTDITVTDDRAVRRAVKAASLGNAMEWFDFGIYSYLAVTLGRVFFPTGNDTTQLLSSFATFAVAFLVRPLGGMFFGPMGDRLGRKKVLALTMIMMAVGTFAIGLIPSHGTIGLWAPALLIFFRMLQGFSTGGEYGGASTFIAEYAPDKRRGFFGSFLEFGTLAGYVGAAGLVTALYALLDGAQMEAWGWRIPFLVAGPLGLVGLYLRMRLDETPAFQKLEGGRARATEAADGAETTSKGDLATIFRDHWPTLILCVCLVGAYNITDYMLLSYMPTYLSDELGYSETHGLLILLAVMVFLMLLISRVGALSDRYGRKPLLMAGMGGFLALSLPAFLLIGQGGVLAVTAGMLMLGLSLVCMLGTMSAALPALFPTRVRYGSLSVGYNLSASVFGGTTPLVITALIGWTGSELMPAYYAMAAALVGIIAVACMKETARQPLAGSPPSVETHEEAAELCAARSPEPRF, from the coding sequence ATGGCCGCCCCCGACCCCCAGCAGGTGGCCGATCCGGAAGCGGTGAAGCGCCACCCCGTACTCTTCCGCGCCATCAGGCAGCGCCGGAATCCGAGACTGCGCAGGACCGACATCACGGTCACCGACGACCGGGCGGTCCGGCGCGCGGTCAAGGCGGCGTCGCTCGGCAACGCCATGGAGTGGTTCGACTTCGGCATCTACTCCTACTTGGCCGTCACCCTCGGGCGCGTCTTCTTCCCGACCGGGAACGACACCACGCAGTTGCTGTCCTCGTTCGCCACCTTCGCGGTGGCCTTCCTGGTCAGGCCGCTGGGCGGGATGTTCTTCGGCCCGATGGGCGACCGGCTGGGGCGCAAGAAGGTCCTGGCGCTCACCATGATCATGATGGCGGTCGGCACCTTCGCCATCGGGCTGATCCCCTCGCACGGCACGATCGGCCTGTGGGCCCCCGCGCTGCTGATCTTCTTCCGGATGCTCCAGGGCTTCTCGACCGGCGGCGAGTACGGCGGCGCGTCCACCTTCATCGCCGAGTACGCCCCCGACAAGCGCCGCGGCTTCTTCGGCAGCTTCCTCGAATTCGGCACCCTGGCCGGATACGTCGGCGCGGCCGGGCTGGTCACCGCGCTGTACGCCCTGCTCGACGGCGCCCAGATGGAGGCGTGGGGCTGGCGCATCCCGTTCCTGGTCGCCGGGCCCCTCGGCCTCGTCGGCCTCTACCTGCGGATGCGCCTGGACGAAACCCCGGCCTTCCAGAAGCTGGAGGGCGGCAGGGCCCGCGCCACCGAGGCCGCCGACGGCGCGGAGACGACGTCCAAGGGCGACCTGGCCACGATCTTCCGCGACCACTGGCCGACGCTGATCCTCTGCGTCTGCCTGGTCGGCGCGTACAACATCACCGACTACATGCTGCTGTCGTACATGCCGACCTACCTGTCGGACGAGCTCGGCTACAGCGAGACGCACGGCCTGCTGATCCTGCTCGCCGTGATGGTCTTCCTGATGCTCCTCATCAGCCGGGTCGGCGCGCTCTCCGACCGCTACGGCCGCAAGCCGCTGCTGATGGCCGGCATGGGGGGATTCCTCGCGCTCTCGCTCCCCGCGTTCCTGCTGATCGGGCAGGGGGGCGTCCTCGCCGTCACGGCCGGCATGCTGATGCTGGGCCTCTCGCTCGTGTGCATGCTGGGCACGATGTCCGCCGCCCTTCCGGCCCTCTTCCCGACGCGGGTGCGCTACGGCTCGCTGTCCGTCGGGTACAACCTGTCGGCGTCGGTCTTCGGCGGGACGACCCCGCTGGTGATCACGGCCCTGATCGGCTGGACCGGCTCCGAGCTGATGCCGGCCTACTACGCGATGGCGGCGGCCCTGGTCGGCATCATCGCCGTGGCCTGTATGAAGGAGACCGCGCGGCAGCCGCTGGCCGGGTCCCCGCCCTCCGTCGAGACGCACGAGGAGGCCGCGGAGCTGTGCGCGGCCCGGTCGCCCGAGCCCCGTTTCTGA
- the murJ gene encoding murein biosynthesis integral membrane protein MurJ, which translates to MNHGSHTPAAPPAPAPPPSAAARAVARDAAAQPTAAAPARGSVLRSGALMAAGSLVSRATGFVRSAVVVAALGTGLLGDGYAVANTVPNILYILLVGGALNAVFVPELVRAAKEHRDGGAAYTDRLLTACTAALVLLTAAAVLAAPLIVSVYTGYSGAQESTTVALARYCLPQILFYGLFTLLGQVLNARGRFGAMMWAPVLNNLVIIGVFGLFLFLSHDSADGLTAADTRLLGLGTTAGIVVQALALAPSLRAARFRWRPRFDWRGSGLGRPLRNAGWLVLLVLTNQLAYWVVTRLSTATGQHAVDAGLAGGAGYTAYSNAYQLWIVPQGIVTVSLVTALMPRMSSAASDGDLAAVRRDVSYALRSSAALVVPAAALFAALAPWVIGSVFEYGRTGPADIEVMAGILAAFAPGLIAFSAQYVLSRGFYALSDTRTPFFLNLVIAASNAALSAAAYVLLPPRWAVTGMAAASSAAFVAGAAVTARTLARRLGPRTGPRTGRRESALRTHLRMLAACVPAGAAGYAAARAADPLGNLAAAGTGTVALALVVVLLAGPLRLTEITDLLHSLRRKTGRKQEEEHRTGRGY; encoded by the coding sequence GTGAACCACGGTTCCCACACCCCCGCGGCCCCGCCCGCACCGGCCCCGCCCCCCTCCGCCGCGGCCCGCGCCGTCGCCCGGGACGCGGCCGCGCAGCCGACCGCCGCCGCGCCGGCCCGGGGATCGGTGCTGCGCAGCGGCGCCCTGATGGCGGCCGGGTCCCTGGTCTCCCGCGCCACCGGCTTCGTCCGCTCCGCGGTCGTCGTGGCGGCCCTGGGCACCGGACTGCTCGGCGACGGCTACGCCGTCGCCAACACCGTCCCGAACATCCTCTACATCCTGCTGGTCGGCGGCGCCCTGAACGCCGTCTTCGTCCCCGAACTGGTCCGCGCCGCCAAGGAGCACCGCGACGGAGGCGCCGCCTACACCGACCGGCTGCTGACCGCCTGCACCGCGGCCCTCGTGCTGCTCACCGCCGCGGCCGTCCTCGCCGCCCCGCTGATCGTCTCCGTCTACACCGGCTACAGCGGCGCCCAGGAGAGCACCACGGTGGCGCTCGCCCGCTACTGCCTGCCGCAGATCCTCTTCTACGGACTGTTCACCCTGCTCGGCCAGGTGCTCAACGCCCGCGGCCGGTTCGGCGCGATGATGTGGGCCCCCGTCCTCAACAACCTGGTGATCATCGGCGTCTTCGGGCTCTTCCTGTTCCTCTCCCACGACTCCGCGGACGGCCTCACCGCGGCCGACACCCGGCTGCTGGGCCTGGGCACCACCGCCGGCATCGTGGTGCAGGCGCTCGCCCTGGCCCCCTCCCTGCGCGCCGCCCGTTTCCGCTGGCGCCCCCGCTTCGACTGGCGCGGCAGCGGCCTCGGCCGGCCGCTGCGCAACGCGGGCTGGCTGGTCCTGCTCGTCCTGACCAACCAGCTCGCGTACTGGGTCGTCACCCGGCTCTCCACCGCCACCGGACAGCACGCCGTCGACGCCGGGCTGGCCGGCGGCGCCGGGTACACCGCCTACAGCAACGCCTACCAGCTGTGGATCGTCCCCCAGGGCATCGTCACCGTCTCCCTCGTCACCGCCCTGATGCCCCGGATGAGCTCCGCCGCCTCCGACGGCGACCTGGCCGCCGTCCGCCGGGACGTCTCGTACGCGCTGCGCTCCAGTGCCGCCCTCGTCGTGCCCGCGGCCGCCCTCTTCGCCGCCCTCGCCCCCTGGGTGATCGGCAGCGTCTTCGAGTACGGCCGCACCGGCCCCGCCGACATCGAGGTCATGGCGGGCATCCTCGCCGCCTTCGCCCCCGGCCTGATCGCGTTCTCCGCGCAGTACGTGCTCTCCCGCGGCTTCTACGCGCTCTCCGACACCCGCACCCCCTTCTTCCTCAACCTGGTGATCGCGGCCTCGAACGCGGCCCTCTCCGCGGCCGCCTACGTCCTGCTGCCCCCGCGCTGGGCCGTCACCGGCATGGCCGCCGCCTCCTCCGCCGCCTTCGTCGCGGGCGCCGCCGTGACCGCACGCACCCTCGCCCGCAGGCTCGGCCCGCGCACCGGCCCCCGCACCGGGCGCCGGGAGAGCGCCCTGCGGACCCACCTGCGGATGCTGGCCGCCTGCGTACCGGCGGGCGCCGCCGGGTACGCGGCAGCCCGCGCCGCGGACCCCCTGGGCAACCTCGCCGCGGCCGGCACGGGAACCGTCGCGCTCGCGCTCGTCGTCGTCCTCCTCGCCGGGCCGCTGCGGCTGACCGAGATCACCGACCTCCTGCACTCCCTGCGGCGCAAGACCGGCCGTAAGCAGGAGGAAGAGCACCGGACCGGCCGGGGATACTGA
- the map gene encoding type I methionyl aminopeptidase — MVELKTDRSIDKMRAAGRVVAHALAAARETARVGVSLRELDAVAREVLREAGADSPFLGYRPHFAPVPFPGVICASVNDAIVHGIPGDYRLRDGDLVSVDCGARLDGWTGDAAVSFTVGRPRPADLRLIATAEEALAAGIAAAVPGNRIGDIAHAVGTVCRAAGYGVPDGFGGHGIGRSMHEDPGVPNEGPPGRGMKLRPGLVIAIEPMLTAGGTDDYTCDGDGWTLRTVDGSRAAHAEHTVAVTADGPRILTAL, encoded by the coding sequence ATGGTGGAACTGAAGACAGACCGATCGATCGACAAGATGCGCGCGGCGGGCCGCGTCGTCGCCCACGCCCTCGCGGCCGCACGGGAGACGGCGCGGGTCGGCGTCAGCCTGCGGGAGCTGGACGCGGTGGCCCGTGAGGTGCTCCGCGAGGCGGGGGCGGACTCGCCCTTCCTCGGCTACCGCCCGCACTTCGCGCCCGTCCCCTTCCCCGGGGTGATCTGCGCCTCCGTCAACGACGCGATCGTGCACGGCATCCCCGGCGACTACCGGCTGCGGGACGGGGACCTGGTCAGCGTCGACTGCGGCGCCCGGCTCGACGGCTGGACGGGCGACGCGGCGGTCAGCTTCACCGTGGGCCGACCCCGCCCGGCCGACCTGCGGCTGATCGCGACCGCCGAGGAGGCGCTCGCCGCGGGCATCGCCGCGGCCGTACCGGGCAACCGGATCGGCGACATCGCCCATGCGGTGGGCACCGTCTGCCGCGCCGCCGGGTACGGCGTCCCGGACGGCTTCGGCGGCCACGGCATCGGCCGCAGCATGCACGAGGACCCGGGCGTGCCCAACGAGGGCCCGCCGGGACGCGGCATGAAGCTGCGCCCCGGCCTGGTGATCGCCATCGAGCCGATGCTGACCGCGGGCGGCACGGACGACTACACCTGCGACGGCGACGGCTGGACCCTGCGGACCGTCGACGGCAGCCGCGCCGCGCACGCGGAGCACACGGTGGCCGTCACCGCCGACGGCCCGCGCATCCTCACGGCCCTGTAG
- a CDS encoding helix-turn-helix domain-containing protein: MVRTPLTPEERERGERLGTLLREARGARSMVEIAAGAGLSSETLRKIETGRAPTPAFFTVAALASVLGLSLDEVVRRCALVPV; encoded by the coding sequence ATGGTCCGCACCCCCCTCACCCCGGAAGAGCGCGAGCGAGGCGAGCGCCTCGGCACGCTGCTGCGCGAGGCGCGCGGCGCGCGCAGCATGGTCGAGATCGCGGCCGGCGCCGGACTCTCGTCCGAGACGCTCCGCAAGATCGAGACCGGCCGCGCCCCGACCCCCGCCTTCTTCACGGTCGCCGCGCTCGCCTCCGTCCTCGGCCTCTCCCTCGACGAGGTCGTGCGCCGCTGCGCCCTCGTGCCCGTCTGA